Genomic DNA from Salinibacter pepae:
GTCGTAGTCGATCTCGGAGACATGGAGCAGGCCCGTCTTCTCGGGCATGATCTCGACGAAGGCCCCGAAGTCGCGGATACCCTTGACGGTGCCGACGTAGTCCTCGCCCTCTTCCGGCACGGCCACGATTTGCTTGATCCGCTCGATGGCGGCCTCGGCGTCGTTCTGATTGGTGGCCGCGATCGTCACGATGCCCACGCCGTCTTCCTCCTCGACCGTGATCTCGGTGTTCGTCTCTTCCTGAACGCTCTTGACGACCTTCCCGCCCGGGCCAATGACGGCCCCAATCCGGTCGGGGTCGATCGTGAGCTTGGTGAGGCGCGGGGCGTGGCTGGACAGCTCTGCCCGCGGCTCCGCAATGGTCTCCTCCATGCTGTCGAGAATGTGGTGACGCGCGTCTCGAGACTGCTTCAGGGCCTTCAGCATGACGTCGCGGGACAGGCCCTCGATCTTCATGTCCATCTGACAGGCCGTGATGCCGTCCCGGGTCCCCGTGAGCTTGAAGTCCATGTCGCCCAGGTGGTCCTCCTGGCCGAGGATGTCGGTGAGGACGGTGGTCTCGTCCTCCTCCTGCACGAGCCCCATCGCGATGCCGGCCACTGGCTTCTCGATGGGCACCCCGGCATCCATGAGGGCCAGGCTGCCGGCGCAGACGCTGGCCATGGAGGAGGAGCCGTTCGACTCCATGACGTCGGCGTTGATGCGGATCGTATACGGGAACGCGTCCTGCTCCGGGATGACCGGCCGCAGGGCCCGCTCCGCGAGCATGCTGTGGCCGATTTCGCGGCGCTTGGGACCCCGCAGGTAGCTGGCCTCGCCCACCGAGAACGGCGGGAAGCGGTAGTGGAGGTAGAACGACTTGTCCGTGTCGGCGAAGACCTCGTCGACCGGCTGCACGTCGTCCGACGTGCCGAGCGTAATGGAGCCGAGCACCTGCGTCTCCCCTCGCGTGAAGATGGCGGACCCGTGGACACGCGGCAGATAACCGACCTCCATCCAAAGATCCCGAACGTCGGTCTGGTCGCGTCCGTCGATGCGCTTGCCCTCCTCAACGATCATGTTGCGCATCTCGTCCTTCTCCACCTCCCCAATGGCGTCGCGGATGTCCGAGGCGGTGTAGCCCTCCGGGGTTTCGGACGCATCGCCGAGCACGTTGTCGACGGCCTGGTCCTTGAGGGCCCCGATCCCGCCGTGAAACGTCTCTTTGCTGTACGGCCCGTGGATGTGGTCGGCCACCTTCGGTCCGTACTCCTCTCGCATGCGCTGCACCAGTTGCTCCGGCACGCGGTCGGCCTCCCACTCAAACGGCTCGGGCTCGCCCGCCTGCTCCACGAGACGGTGTTGTCCCTCACAGAGCCGACGAATCGACCGGTGGGCCACGTCGAGGGCCTCGATCATGCTCTCCTCGCTGATCTCTTCGGCCTCCCCCTCCACCATGACGAGAGCGTCTTCCTTCCCCGCCACCACGAGGTCGATGTCACTCTCTTCGGTCTGCGGCATCGTGGGGTTTACAATGTAGTCCCCATCCACACGGCCCACGCGAACCTCCGCGAAGGGCCCCGCGAAGGGCGCCCCCGACAGCATGAGGGCCGCGGACGACCCCACCCCGGCAATCACGTCGGCGTCGAAGTCCTGGCCGGCCGAGATGACGAAGTTCACGACGTGGACGTCGTGGTAGAAGCCGTCCGGGAAGAGCGGCCGGATCGCGCGATCAATTAGCCGTGAGGTGAGCGTCTCCTTGTCGGTGGGACGCCCCTCGCGCTTGATGAACCCGCCCGGCACCTTCCCCCCGGCCGCAAACTTTTCCCGGTAGTCAACGGTGAGCGGGAAGAAGTTCGACTCGTTAACGGAGTCGCTGAGTGTGGCGGTGGAGAGCACCATCGTGTCTCCCAGCCGGGCCACGACGGACCCGTCGGCCTGCTTGGCGATGCGGCCGGTCTCCAGCGACAGCGATCGGTCGGGGACGAACTCGATGTCTTCAATGTGGGCTTCAGGCTTCATACGTCTCAATCTGCTACTCTCATAAGTCAACAAAAGGCGAAAGGGGTTCCGACGCGGGGCCGTCGGTTAGGGCACTCCGTATGCCCCCCGTATAGCAAACGGCCCCCCGGCGAGGCCGGGACGCCGCATTGCGGAGCGGGCTACTTTCGGAGCTCCAGTTCATCTCGGATGGTACGGTACCGCTCGATCTCGTTTTCCTGAAGGTAATTCAGCAACCGTCGGCGCTTTCCGACGAGATCAAGGAGTCCCTGCCGGGTGGAATTGTCGTTGGGGTGGTCTTCGAGGTGCTCCGTGAGGTGTTCGATCCGCTTCGTGAAGATCGCAATTTGCACCTCCGGGGTCCCTGTGTCGTTCGGTCCGTTGCCGAACCGGTCTATAATTTTCTGTTGCTCTTCTTGTGTAATCATCGTGCGGTGAAATACCTCTTTAGATTATGCCATGCTAAAGAAGAAACCGCGACTCCAGCGTGGGTTCGCGGGCGAACGTGCCGAACACCATCTTCGTCCCGGGACACCGGAACAGCGAGCAGCCGTCAAGCCTGTGTTCGGATAACGGTTCTGCAACGCTCTTCGTCTTCAGAAAGTTGCGCCGCCAGTGCCTCCGCGGATTCAAACTTCTGTTCGGCCCGCAATCTTTGCAGGAACTCAACAGAGAGGGAGGCCCCGTACAGGTCGCCCTCATAGTCGAGGAGATGCACCTCGACGGTGACGTCCATTTCGTCGAACGTGGGCCTGCTTCCGATATTCATCATGCCCCCCCGACGGTCCCCATTCGGAAGCGTGACCGCAGTGGCGTAGACCCCTTGCTTCGGGACCAACGTGCGGGCGTCCCCGAGGGCAAGGTTCGCGGTGGGGTAGCCGAGCTTGCGTCCGCGCCCCTGGCCCCTCGAAACGACGCCCTGGAGCTGGTACGGGCGTCCGAGCCGGTCGGTCGCCTGTTCAACGCGCCCCTCCTCTACCAGCAGGGATCGGATGGTACGGGACGATACAACGTCGTGGTCGACTTCCTGCGGGGGGATGACGTCCACCGAAAACCCGTATTCCCCCCCGAACTCCCGAAGGGCCTCCACGTCGCCAGCCCGGTCTTTCCCGAATCGATGGTCGTACCCGACCGTGATCTCCTGGACGCCGATTCGGTCCACGAGCACCTCTTCAACGTAGGCCGTGGGGCTGAGCTGCGCAAAGTCGTCCGAGAACGGAACAACCACAAACCGATCGAGGCCAAGGCGTTCGAGCAGGTCCGCCCGCTCGGCCACGGTCGTCAGGAGCGGGACCTCTTCGTCGTGCACTACGGCTCGGGGGTGGGGATCAAACGACACGAGCGTGCTGGGTCCGTTCTGGGCCTCGGCCCGGTCCTGCAGGTACTCGATGATCGCTTGGTGGCCACGGTGCACGCCGTCAAAGGTCCCAACGGTGACAACCGATTGGGGGTCACAGCTGATGGCATCCCATCCAATCTCACGCTTCATAGGGAATCGGCTCGTCCTTGGTCAGCGGATCCGGCAGGGGCCAGAGGCGGCATGCAGACGGCCTCGAAGTGGACGTAGGCCCCAAAAGCAGAGAAGGACGGTTGGCGAGAGGGGAGCGCGCCGTTCCTTCTTTCCGGCCGGCATGCTCATTCACGAGCACCAGCGGAATCTTCTCCGTCCTCGAGCCGCCGCTCCCGCTCCTCGCGGATGCGGTCAAACAGATTCTCCATCCGCTTGGCTTCTTCCAGCGACTCGTCGTGGAAAAATTTGAGCTCCGGAATTTCTCGAACCTTGTGCCGGATGCGAGACGCCAGTTGGTTCCGAATTTCGTCCGCGAGGCTCTCCAGCTGCCGGAAGGTGGCCTCCCGTTCTTCGGCGGTGTCCCCCATCACACTCGCATACAGGTACGCGATGGAGAGGTCGCCGGTCACTCGGGCGCGGGTGATCGTCACCATCGGCTGGAGCCGGTCTGCGTACTCGCGCTGCAGAATGCGGGCAACCTCGCGCTGGACGAGCTCCGCGACGCGTTCGGTATATACACTCATGGTGGGCGGGAGGTAGGGGTGAAACCATCAGAGGACGGGGCCGAGCCAGAAGCGGCGTCGGCGTGGCGGAGCGAAGTTAGACCTCAAGCTCCCGTGCCTCCTCAACAATTACGTAGGTTTCGAGCTCGTCCCCAACCTTCAGGTCGTCGAAGTTTTCGATCGAGAGCCCACACTCGTACCCGCTCTGGACCTCATTGACGTCCTCCTCAAAGCGCTTGAGCGAGCTGATCTCTCCCTCGTACTGCACAACGCCGTCCCGCACAAGACGCACCTTTTGGTTTCGCCCCACGGTGCCCTCGTTGACGTAGCACCCCGCCACCATTCCTACGTCGGGGACGCTGAAGGTGTCTCGGACCTCGGCCCGCCCCTTTGTCTCTTCGCGGCGCTCGGGGGAGAGCAGTCCCTCCAGGGCATCGCGGACGTCCTCGATGGCCGCGTAGATGACCGAGTAGGTCCGAATGTCGACCTCTTCTCGCTGGGACGCCTCACGGGCCCCGGACGTGGGACGCACCTGGAAGCCAAGGATGATGGCGTCCGAGGCGCGGGCCAGCATCACGTCGCTCTCGGTGATGGCCCCCACGCCGCTGTGGATCACATTGACGGCCACCTCGTCGGTCTTCAGCTTCAGGAGGGCGTCGGAGAGGGCCTCGACAGAACCGCCCACGTCGGCCTTGATGATAAGGTTGAGCTCGTGGAACTCGCCCTCGGCCATCTGGCGGCTGACCTGATCGAGCGACACCTGGCTCTGTCGCCGGAGCTCCTGCTCGCGGTGGATCCGCTGGCGCTCCTGGGCCACGTCTCGGGCCTCGCCCTCGCTGTCCATGACGACGAATTGGTCGCCAACCTCCGGCGATCCGTCGCACCCGAGGACAAGGGCCGGTTGGGACGGCCCCACGGACTCAATGCGGTTGTCCCGCTCATTGAACATGGCACGGACGCTTCCGCTGTGAATCCCGGCCAGGAAGGGATCGCCCGTCTCGAGGGTGCCGTTTTGCACAAGAACGGTAATCACGTTCCCGCGGCCCTTTTCCAGCCGGCTCTCGATGATGACGCCGGAGGCTTCCCGGTTGGGGTTGGCCTTCAGCTCCATGATCTCGGACTGCAGAAGGACCTTGTCGAGCAGCTCATTGATGCCGTCTCCCGTCTTCGCGGACACCTCGGCGGACTGCACGTCCCCGCCGTACTCCTCCACGAGCACGTTTTGGTCGGCAAGCTCGGCCCGCACTTTTTCGGCGTCCGCCTCGCGCTTGTCCATCTTGTTGATGGCCACCACGATGGGCACGTCGGCGGCCTGAGCGTGGTTGATCGCCTCCTTCGTCCGCGGCATGACGGAATCGTCCGCGGCGACGACCAGGATCACGATGTCGGTGGCCTTGGCCCCACGGGCACGCATGGCGGTGAAGGCCTCGTGGCCCGGCGTGTCTAGAAAGGCAATCGCCTCGTTGTCGTGATCGGTGAGTTCTACGTAGTGGGCCCCCACGTGCTGCGTGATGCCCCCCTCCTCCCCGGCCACCACGTTGGCGTTTCGGACGTAGTCGAGCAGGGAGGTTTTGCCGTGGTCGACGTGTCCCATCACCGTCACGACCGGGGCGCGCGGTTCGAGGTCTTCCGGGTCGTCCTCCTCAACCTCGACGGCCTGCGTGTCCCGCTCCGCGACAAACTCAACCTCGTAGCCGTACTCGTCGGCGACGAACTCAATCGTCTCCGTGTCGAGACGCTGGTTGATGGACACCATCATGCCCGCGTCGAACAACGTGTCGATCACGTCGCTCACCGGCTCCCCGATCAGATTTGCGAGCTCGCCGGTCGTGACGAACTCGGTCACTTCGAGAATATTTTCCTGCTCGCGCTTGCGCTCTCGGCGGCGCTGCCGCTCCTCCTCGTGTCGCTTGCGCCGGCGGCGCCGGCGGCGCTGGCGTTCGCGGCTGGCGCCCTGTTCCAGCTCCTGGAGCGTCTCTTGAAGCGTCTGCTCAATGTCCTCCTCGTCGGGGCCCCCACCACCGCCGCCCTTCTGCTTCTTCCCTTTGCTCTTGCTCTTCTTTTTACTCTTGTCCTTCTTGTCCTTTTTGCTGCTCTTGTCTTTGTCCTTGTCTTTATCTTTCCGCTTGCGCTTGCGATCCGGACGCTGAAGTTGATCGCTGTCCATCTTGCCGACCACGCTGGGCCCCTTGAGACGGTAGCGCCCGGCCTTGAGCGTCTCCCCCTCTTCTTCCGACTCGTCGTCCGCCGCTTCGTCAGCCCCTTCGGCCGGGGTCTCTGCCTCCGTCGTGTCGTCGGCCTCCCCTTCGGCCTGCGTCGATTCTTCCGGCGCCTCCGCGTCTTCATCGGAAGCGTGTTCGTCGGAAGCGTGATCGCCCGCCCCCTCGGCCGACGCTGTCTCCTTGTCGGCAGCCGACACGTCTTCCGCCTCCATCTCGGCGGCGGGCGTCTCGGGCTCCGCCTCGGTCGGTTCGGGCGCGGTGGATTCGGCCTCGGCGTCGTCTGCAGCATCCGCCTCCGTGGCCACGTCCGTATCGGAGGCCTCCTCGCCCGTGTCTTGGTCCGAAGCGTCCGCCTCGGCGTCCGGTTCTTGCGCGGCCTGCTCCTGCTCGTCCGCGATCGTCGCGTCGTCCTCATCGGCCGCGTCGTCGGGGGCCGTCTCGGCTTCGTCCGTGGGCGCTTCGTCCGCCGGTGCATCGTCGGCGTCCGCCTCGGCCCCGGAAGGCTCTGCCTCTGCGTCCGCGGGGGCCGTTGCATCCGGGGTGTCCTCTTCCGCCGGGGCCGCTTCCGGCGCTGCGTCCCCTGAGGCACGTGGTTCCTCCTCGTCGTCCGCGACAGCGGGCTCTGCCGCCTCTTCTGCCGCCTCTTCTGCCGCCTCGGTGGCGGACTCCGGCTCGGCCGCCTGTTCCTCATCAAGGGTGGCCACCTCGTCCCGCTCCGGGCCGCCGTCGTCCTCCTCTGAGCGGAGCTCCCGAATGCGGGCCGCCACTTCTGCGTCGTCGGCGTACTCCTCCCGCAGGACGAGGTACGCCTCCTCGTCGACAATCTTCGCGTTGAGGCCAGAACCGGAGAGGGCCTCTTCGTAGCCCTCCTCTTCCAGAAACTCTACCACGCGGTCCTCGGAAACATTCAGCTCCCGAACGACCTGAAAGAGCTTCTTCTCTTGAAAGTCTTTCGTCTTGGTTGCCATATGGCAATCGGTTGTTGCTCAGACTCACTACAAAAGCGACCGCCGAAGTCGTTTTCGGCGGCATGCGCAGCTAGGATCGAACCTCGGGCTCTTCGGGGGTCGACTCCGCTTCCTGCTGCTCTTCGGAGGGGCTTTGGGGAATCTCGTCCTGTTCTTCGACCTCTTCGTCACTGCCTTCCTCTGTTGCCTCGCTGTCTCCGTCGGCCTGCTCCGGCTCATTCGGGGCCGGCCCGTCGACGACC
This window encodes:
- the rbfA gene encoding 30S ribosome-binding factor RbfA, with amino-acid sequence MSVYTERVAELVQREVARILQREYADRLQPMVTITRARVTGDLSIAYLYASVMGDTAEEREATFRQLESLADEIRNQLASRIRHKVREIPELKFFHDESLEEAKRMENLFDRIREERERRLEDGEDSAGARE
- a CDS encoding bifunctional riboflavin kinase/FAD synthetase yields the protein MKREIGWDAISCDPQSVVTVGTFDGVHRGHQAIIEYLQDRAEAQNGPSTLVSFDPHPRAVVHDEEVPLLTTVAERADLLERLGLDRFVVVPFSDDFAQLSPTAYVEEVLVDRIGVQEITVGYDHRFGKDRAGDVEALREFGGEYGFSVDVIPPQEVDHDVVSSRTIRSLLVEEGRVEQATDRLGRPYQLQGVVSRGQGRGRKLGYPTANLALGDARTLVPKQGVYATAVTLPNGDRRGGMMNIGSRPTFDEMDVTVEVHLLDYEGDLYGASLSVEFLQRLRAEQKFESAEALAAQLSEDEERCRTVIRTQA
- the pnp gene encoding polyribonucleotide nucleotidyltransferase, whose amino-acid sequence is MKPEAHIEDIEFVPDRSLSLETGRIAKQADGSVVARLGDTMVLSTATLSDSVNESNFFPLTVDYREKFAAGGKVPGGFIKREGRPTDKETLTSRLIDRAIRPLFPDGFYHDVHVVNFVISAGQDFDADVIAGVGSSAALMLSGAPFAGPFAEVRVGRVDGDYIVNPTMPQTEESDIDLVVAGKEDALVMVEGEAEEISEESMIEALDVAHRSIRRLCEGQHRLVEQAGEPEPFEWEADRVPEQLVQRMREEYGPKVADHIHGPYSKETFHGGIGALKDQAVDNVLGDASETPEGYTASDIRDAIGEVEKDEMRNMIVEEGKRIDGRDQTDVRDLWMEVGYLPRVHGSAIFTRGETQVLGSITLGTSDDVQPVDEVFADTDKSFYLHYRFPPFSVGEASYLRGPKRREIGHSMLAERALRPVIPEQDAFPYTIRINADVMESNGSSSMASVCAGSLALMDAGVPIEKPVAGIAMGLVQEEDETTVLTDILGQEDHLGDMDFKLTGTRDGITACQMDMKIEGLSRDVMLKALKQSRDARHHILDSMEETIAEPRAELSSHAPRLTKLTIDPDRIGAVIGPGGKVVKSVQEETNTEITVEEEDGVGIVTIAATNQNDAEAAIERIKQIVAVPEEGEDYVGTVKGIRDFGAFVEIMPEKTGLLHVSEIDYDYVENVEDYLEVGDKVKVHLLEVHDDGKMRLTRKPFVSEENGEQNE
- the infB gene encoding translation initiation factor IF-2 → MATKTKDFQEKKLFQVVRELNVSEDRVVEFLEEEGYEEALSGSGLNAKIVDEEAYLVLREEYADDAEVAARIRELRSEEDDGGPERDEVATLDEEQAAEPESATEAAEEAAEEAAEPAVADDEEEPRASGDAAPEAAPAEEDTPDATAPADAEAEPSGAEADADDAPADEAPTDEAETAPDDAADEDDATIADEQEQAAQEPDAEADASDQDTGEEASDTDVATEADAADDAEAESTAPEPTEAEPETPAAEMEAEDVSAADKETASAEGAGDHASDEHASDEDAEAPEESTQAEGEADDTTEAETPAEGADEAADDESEEEGETLKAGRYRLKGPSVVGKMDSDQLQRPDRKRKRKDKDKDKDKSSKKDKKDKSKKKSKSKGKKQKGGGGGGPDEEDIEQTLQETLQELEQGASRERQRRRRRRRKRHEEERQRRRERKREQENILEVTEFVTTGELANLIGEPVSDVIDTLFDAGMMVSINQRLDTETIEFVADEYGYEVEFVAERDTQAVEVEEDDPEDLEPRAPVVTVMGHVDHGKTSLLDYVRNANVVAGEEGGITQHVGAHYVELTDHDNEAIAFLDTPGHEAFTAMRARGAKATDIVILVVAADDSVMPRTKEAINHAQAADVPIVVAINKMDKREADAEKVRAELADQNVLVEEYGGDVQSAEVSAKTGDGINELLDKVLLQSEIMELKANPNREASGVIIESRLEKGRGNVITVLVQNGTLETGDPFLAGIHSGSVRAMFNERDNRIESVGPSQPALVLGCDGSPEVGDQFVVMDSEGEARDVAQERQRIHREQELRRQSQVSLDQVSRQMAEGEFHELNLIIKADVGGSVEALSDALLKLKTDEVAVNVIHSGVGAITESDVMLARASDAIILGFQVRPTSGAREASQREEVDIRTYSVIYAAIEDVRDALEGLLSPERREETKGRAEVRDTFSVPDVGMVAGCYVNEGTVGRNQKVRLVRDGVVQYEGEISSLKRFEEDVNEVQSGYECGLSIENFDDLKVGDELETYVIVEEARELEV
- the rpsO gene encoding 30S ribosomal protein S15 → MITQEEQQKIIDRFGNGPNDTGTPEVQIAIFTKRIEHLTEHLEDHPNDNSTRQGLLDLVGKRRRLLNYLQENEIERYRTIRDELELRK